The Peribacillus sp. FSL P2-0133 genome has a segment encoding these proteins:
- a CDS encoding ArgE/DapE family deacylase: MSTRIIRQLIRSRQQELVELAASFIRIPTENPSPEFMKQSAEMGRHISRYLAAKGFLITEHRRSENALVTVVCDAPLTRVPGPRLLFCGHTDVVPAGDCSHWTFDPFSGEVRAGMLLGRGASDMKGGLASLIFVAGLLQEFAPTLNLKGSLGVIASPDEETGGIEVASLLDQGLIKGDACLIGEPTDPHHPNAGEKGRAWMQVIIPGQTDHGSLHPLYGISAVRRGAAAVEALTKLWELKATPQAEPCQLLYNTEWLLSQRLGNPLLSQLLYRPSYNPGVIQGGTNVNVVADKCIIKVDTRVPFGMKPEFVLDVARNLVSAVAPGAVVEPMVPCTNPNWTLENRPIVRAIELGIQSVLGMEEPVFSVLLLGSSDASHFRRHGIDTVLYGPGLEHTIHGYDERVSVENLVESAEIYAETAVKYLRSF; the protein is encoded by the coding sequence ATGAGTACCAGAATAATCCGGCAGCTGATAAGGTCAAGGCAACAGGAATTAGTCGAACTTGCTGCTTCATTTATTCGAATTCCAACTGAAAATCCATCGCCCGAGTTTATGAAGCAGTCAGCAGAAATGGGACGCCATATTAGCCGATACCTAGCAGCAAAAGGGTTCTTGATTACCGAGCACCGCCGTAGCGAAAATGCGCTGGTTACCGTGGTCTGTGATGCTCCCTTAACCAGGGTACCTGGTCCACGGCTCCTATTTTGTGGACATACAGATGTCGTACCTGCAGGCGATTGTTCACATTGGACCTTCGATCCATTCTCAGGAGAAGTCAGAGCAGGTATGCTTTTGGGGAGGGGAGCCTCCGATATGAAAGGAGGCTTGGCATCACTGATTTTTGTGGCTGGACTACTTCAGGAGTTCGCCCCCACTCTTAATTTGAAAGGTAGCCTAGGAGTTATTGCCTCTCCGGATGAAGAGACTGGCGGCATTGAGGTGGCCTCGCTCCTGGATCAAGGATTGATTAAGGGTGATGCTTGTCTGATTGGTGAACCAACGGACCCCCACCATCCGAATGCCGGTGAAAAGGGCAGGGCATGGATGCAGGTGATCATACCAGGTCAGACAGATCATGGCAGCCTACATCCGCTTTATGGAATCTCCGCCGTACGAAGAGGGGCAGCCGCGGTCGAAGCACTAACCAAGCTATGGGAGCTCAAGGCAACGCCACAGGCAGAGCCTTGTCAACTTTTGTACAATACTGAGTGGCTCCTATCTCAGCGTCTAGGAAATCCCTTACTGTCACAGTTACTTTATCGTCCCTCTTACAATCCAGGTGTAATTCAGGGCGGAACAAATGTGAACGTCGTCGCAGACAAGTGTATCATTAAAGTGGATACCCGGGTTCCATTCGGTATGAAGCCCGAGTTTGTACTTGATGTCGCTAGGAATCTTGTTAGTGCTGTAGCGCCAGGTGCAGTTGTGGAGCCAATGGTACCCTGTACTAACCCGAACTGGACCTTAGAGAATCGTCCAATTGTCAGGGCCATAGAACTGGGAATCCAGAGTGTCCTTGGAATGGAGGAACCCGTCTTCAGCGTACTTTTGCTTGGTTCAAGTGATGCCAGTCACTTCCGGCGCCATGGCATTGATACCGTCCTTTACGGTCCTGGGCTGGAACACACTATCCATGGGTACGATGAGCGGGTTTCAGTGGAGAACTTAGTAGAATCTGCCGAGATATATGCTGAGACGGCAGTCAAATATCTTAGGTCATTTTAA